The region CATCGCCAGGCCCAGGCTGCCGAGCAAGGATAAGGCGGATACTAAGAGGATTTTTTTCATAATGTGCAATCCCGGAAGGGCCGGAGTACGGTGCCCTTCCCTGATGTTTTAACGGCGGTATCAATCCCGCCGTCTGTCTTGAAAGAGGGCCCGAGCCGGGATTTAGTTAAAGCGATGTCCAAAATACGAAAAATATTGCTGGGTTTGCTCTTGATCGGAAACCTCGGCAGCGCCGAGGCCGCCGAGCCCTTCGGCGGGGTCGGAGTGGCGCTGGATCAAGATCCACAAAATCCCGGCGGCATCGTCGTGACCACCGTCACGTACAAATCGCCGGCCGACAAGGCCAAGATCCGGCGCGGCGACCGCCTGCTCAAGATCGATGGCGCCGACGTGGCCGGACAAAGCCTTCAGCAACTGGCCGACAAGATCCGCGGACCGGTGGGTAGCACCGTGACGCTGACGATCACCGGCGGGGGCGGGTTGCGCGACGTTCCGCTGATCCGCGCCCAGATCGCGGGCGGGCCGGTGGTGGCGGTGCCGCCGCCCGGCGGTTCGACGGCGCCTTCCGGCGGGACCACGACGGCGCCCGGCGGGGGAGGCAGCGCCGTCCAATTCACCCCGGCCGAAAAAGAGTTGATCAAGAGCAAGATTATGGGTTTGAAGACCGATCA is a window of bacterium DNA encoding:
- a CDS encoding PDZ domain-containing protein codes for the protein MSKIRKILLGLLLIGNLGSAEAAEPFGGVGVALDQDPQNPGGIVVTTVTYKSPADKAKIRRGDRLLKIDGADVAGQSLQQLADKIRGPVGSTVTLTITGGGGLRDVPLIRAQIAGGPVVAVPPPGGSTAPSGGTTTAPGGGGSAVQFTPAEKELIKSKIMGLKTDQQRETMMNLLQALKEGKIDKPSFMKFLRTDFGDVNAAK